TCGATGACCATGCCGACGTCACGGAGCTCATCGGCGAGAACCTTCATCCGCGTGCAGTACTCGTCgatcgaaagatcattttcctgcATGGTGAAGAAGTCCCCTTGGAGGAAGAGACGGCGTTGGAGTTGATTGTCGAGGAAGAGATCGCACAGCCGTGTCCACATGGCATACGCCAACGGATCGCGGGAGTTCACCATGTTGAAGAGACCTGGAGAGATGGTGAGAAAAAGCCACTTGACGATGCAGGCGTCCACAGCAAGCCACTCGTCGTCATCCTTCATGTCGCGGATGTCGACGCTACCATCAACATGCTCGATGAGACGGTAGGAGCGGAAGAGGAGCGCGaagtacgtgcgccatgcgttGTAGGATGGCGAGTCGAGGTCGAGGACGACGGGAACGTCATCTTTGATGTGGAGCTCGTTGAGGCGATCGAAGGTGAAGGTGGCACCGGTGAAAGAACCGGCATCGGAGGGTTCGGCTTTGGAGCGAGACATGGTGATGATTGGAAGGAGGGCGACGACAGCTACAGAGGAAGGAGCAGCGGCGGCGATGTGATAGGGTTTGGGGTGTGATGCGGCGGCGGCTATGAAAGAGATAACAGCGGCGGCAGCATAGAAGAGTTAGGGTtttggtgtggcggcggcggctagaggagaagtagcggcggcggcgacggcgtggaAGGGTTTAGGGTTTGGTGTAGCGGCGGCGGCGAGTGGAAcaagcggcggcggcagggagagagaggcggcggcggcgtgagacGCGGCGACGGCGGCCTAGAGCGGAAGCGGGAGAGATCGGtagaaaactgataccatgtagaagactATAGGATGCAACCATTGTATTTCATCGTAGTCGGTTACAATATATACAAGTGGTGTCTTGCGTGACAAGCCAACTAACCCACAATATCTCTAGAAATCAGCTATACAAGGCTAGAGATAATAGGAGAGTCAGTCGAaaataaatacaaagatatcaCGTTTCAACATTCTATCTACATTGCGGTCATGTTCATTTCATTTTTGTTTCTTCAACCGGTTCTTCTTTTTAATTGTGTTCCATCCATTGTTATTGTTCATCTTTTTCTTTCTCGGTGAACCTTTTTCACTGTCACCTTTGACTAGTCTTGTCGTTTGTTGTTCCTTTTGACCATTTCATCATTTCTTTCTCAATTCGTTTTACGTCCATCCACTTATCTTCCTCTTCATGTTCTCAATTCACCACTCTCTCGTGTTATGTCCCTCATATACATGGTCAAATCCAAATTAATGACATCCCTTTTCTCATCATGAATCAAAGAGTAATGCTAGAGTCACGAGGGGTTTACGGGGTTGTTTGGATTCATTGGTTGAGAACTTGAGATTTGATTAAGTGAGGCGGGTCCATCAGTAAAAATCAGAAAGGGCCAATTAGAGGAGAGCATGCATCTAGGTCCGTGAAAGTCCGTAATTTTTATCCATGTGTGTAATATTATCGTAAATCAAACACTTTCTATGTCACGTCCTTATTCGCCTACTACACATTATGCCATCTTCAACGTGTTCCCCTGTCCATTCAATTATTTTTTCTTACAAATCACATTATTCTTTCATTCTTTGAAATGCAATGATTCTTCTGGCACGTGATTTCATTTTAATCATAACTTTGTTTATGTTGTTTTAAGAAGTTACGTTCTATGAAACTTGTGTTTAGGGCATTTTCAACGCGGACCCTCAAAACACCTGCATTCGTTCAGACCGAGCTGTCCGGATGCAATTTGCCATCCAACGTGGTACATCATATGTTCGTGGACCCGTCTGGTTGTGTTGAAGTCTTGCAAACCGGATGCAAACTAGGGGGGctttgctggagtccggaccgccatcatgtaggactccgacacccccgaCCCACTCAAATCCCCCTCCCGGTTCACTTTTCTTCCATTTCACCCCTGCCCCCCTTGCTTTGCATCCACACCCTCCTCGTCCAACGCCGTCGTTGTACCTCTCCGGCCGTCGCCCATGCATTCTCGGACGTCCGCCGCCCCCACCCACATACGTGGCCGCCTTGGACTATGCCGCCGTCCACCGAGGATCCGCCCGTAGCCAGGTACCCTCCGTCCCCTGACGCCACCGTCCACCGAGGATCCATCCGTAGCCAGGTACCCTCCACCCTCTGCCGACACCGTTCATCATGGGCACCACGCCCAGCAGGTGTTCGACCAACTGTCATAGAGTTCTCTTATTGAACTTCTCACTGTTTTCTGGAGTAATCATGATGGCGGGTACTCGGTGATGAAGGATGAGCTATTGTGCGATGCATGGAAGGTTGTATGTCAGACTTTGTAGGCATAATGAAATGCAGAACACTATTTTGGCAAAATGTGCATGCTTCGTTTCTTGAGGAAAAACAATTCGCACCCTATGATGCACACGTGATCCATGATCGCAATTTGAGGTGGCTAGCTAATCAATGGTATATATACCATCTCCAACGCCGTCATAAATTGTCGCAGTTCGGTTGCACGAGTGAAGATGTGCCATTGGGCTGTCAACCATGGAGATCATAAGTTTTGCTTCTTGTTGCTCAACATGTTGGTCAGTTCACTGATACACTCAATGTTTCAACTTGATAATCATCATGTTGTATAGCCACTGCGTGCTGTCGTGTTGTACTATATGACCGGGGAAAGGTAATTTACATCCATACACTCTTGGATGAAACTCAAGGGCAATAGTGTGTGGGATGACTTGTGTCGATTCTTACTAACTCAAGTATCGTTGATTTTGGGATCGATGAATtcaaaaaacttgttgaacatctgATTATTTTTTATGTAATATCTATatttgaactattgttgtactagAAATATTTGCATGTTATTTTTGAATGAATTGTGATATTTCTATTGTTATTTCGAGTGTTGCGAATAAAAGGAAAAAAAGCAGGGACAAACGATTAGGGGACATGGTTGGGTGGCCGACTGTCGGTgctaaaaccggtggatcttggatAGGGGGTTCTTGTCTGTAGGTCTAGGACAATGGTAACAGGGGACgaagggagacgatgtttacccaggtttgagccctctcgaagaggtaacaCCCTACGTTCTGCTTGGATTGTATTAATGTGATGGAGTACATAATACACGATGATCTACATCAAGACTGTATGATTGTGTTTTAAACCCTAACGCTAGTAATCGTGCCTCCAAAGACTAAACCCTCAGCTTATATACATACAAGGGTGCCTAGGTTGCACGCATGATCTGTTGCCAACGCGTCATTTAGGGCGTGTTCTGGAGTCCTCCCAACTCCACCGAATCCACAATTTCAACTTCTGGAGCGACCTCCTCACTTCACCTGGCGATAGAAAAGCGTTCGGGAGCGAGGCTGGCTTCTCCCAGCGCTGCAGCCCAGCTGGGAGGCCAGAAGCCTGTTGGGCGCTCCTTTTGGGCTGGCTGTAGGCAGCCCATTAGGAAGCAAATTTCCTATTTGTACAAAGTTGTGATGGTTTGGGCTGGCTGGACGCAAAAAGTAACAAACAAGTTGTACGTGGTGACGCCTTGGACTTGCATGCACAGTTTTTTTTCCCAGTAGCTATTTGCAGCGATTTTGGCTACACAGGAACATGTACAGAGAGCATTTCTTGGGCACATGGAGCAACAAATGTACAACAAACATGTATTTTTTGAAAGTTCCCAAATTTTCTCAGCTAACATAATTTATAATTTAGTAGAAACTAGTTCTCTCATGTGTCATACAGCAAAAGCTACATTTGCATATAAGTTTGCAATATGGTCACACATCTAAAATCACGAACATGATTACTTCACCAAGTAAGAGCAATGGCGGTAGCTAGTTCATGCCTAAACAAATCCATGTTAGGACCACTTTCTGCCGTTGTTGAAGCATCCGATGCATTTGAAGGAATAGCATACTTCTTGTATCTATCAGGAATGGTTGGAACATAATCCGGATCCCTTTCACATCGAAGAAAGTGGAGATCCTCTTTGTCATGGAGGCAGACGTAGTTGTGTAGTGTCATGGTAGCCGCAACAATCATTTTTTGTGTTGCAATCGAGTAGTTTGGCATCTTGAGCAAGATTTGCCATTTCATCTTCCACACACCAAAGGTTCTCTCTATGGTATTGCGCTTGGAAGAGTGGATCCGGTTGAACTTCTCTACGGGAGTAGTTGGGGGCGCACCTCTTTGGAAGTTTGGGACGTGATAGCGTTCTCCTTTGTAGGGTGCTAGATAGCCATCTCTGTTAGGATAACCGGCGTCTACAAGGTAGTACTTGCCTACACAAAGTAACAACAAACATGATTGTGAGTTGGAGGATATGTTACATAAGTTACAACAACAAGAAATGCTAACCCTTGGGAGGATGTGGGGATGTAGCCTTGTCATTTTCAATAGCATGGAATAGCACACTTGTGTCATGCATAGAACCCGGTTGTCCAATTGAAGCATATGTGAAATGCATATCAAAGTTGCATACTGCCATCACATTCTGAGTTGTTGCACCCGTTCTTCCAATGTACCTTACTTTTGACGGTCCCTCCGGAATAGAAGCCCTAACATGTGTCCCATCTATTGCACCAATGCAGTCTTTGAGGTGAGGATAAGCCCGTTTGTCACGCTTAATCCTatcatgcacaatgtgaaaatttgGGTCTTGAGGCCTAATGTAGTGAGATGACATCTTGATCACACAATGTAGAACCTCATGGAACTTACGGTGGACTGTATCTGCTCCATGTTTGAAACGGTTTTGGGTCCTCCTATTTGATTCACAACCCCCCAAGGTCCACAAGAACATAGCAAGAGACTCATAAGTGGTAACAAAGCATGTTTCTTTGAGGTCGTACTTCGCCACCAACTTGTCATGAAGATCAAAGAACACATGTGCATTCATTCTCAACATTGTGTACGTCTCTCCGGGTGTGCCAATAGTCTCTTGCAACCATTCAAAACCAGTCAACCTAGATGTCCTAGGCTCGGCCTTCATGACCCAACTTTTACAATACTTACCAACTATGGATGACACACCTGAGCAACGCATGTCCATATCATGTTGATATTGGAAAACCATAATTTTCTTTCTTTCATAATGAGTGTCATCATCACTTTCGCCTCATCTTGCTTTAGGAAAGACTGAAATGATGAGTGAGAAGCCTCGGCAATGTCACCAATCCTTGTAACTTGCTCACACATCACTTGGGCAGTCTTGGGTTTCTTGTTCTTCTCTGGAATGATGATTCCAAGCCTCACTTTAGATGAAGTAGGTGTTGCCTGAGATGCTTGTTCTTCCGTATCATCCAAATCAAGATCCTCGATCTCATCAACATTGATGGATTCTTTCACTGCCGCACTAGAGGGGGGAGGTATGCCAGAAGAGGGATTCCAATGGTCAGTACCATCGGTTGTGATATCTCCAAAAATAACCCGCAACTTTTCTTCATTAGCAAGTCCTTTCTTCTTGAACTTGCCACAACCTTTAATATCCTGTAATACAACAAGTGAAACACATTATTAGTAAATAAAAAGATATGGCTAAAATAAGATAAATGATACAACAACCAAAGAACTCACAATTTTAGCCTtcttccaccactcatcatcttgTGACACGGTGTTGTTCACATAGTCCCATCCGGCTCCGGTCTCCCGAAACTTGAGTTTCTTGAACAAGGTGAAATCAGCTTTAAGCTTGTCCCATTTGTTTTTcaattgcgtgtgtgtgtgtaatcAAGCCCGGTTCTCATCTTAAATTGTCTTGTCACCTCATCAAATGCATTTGGGGTCAAATAATTGCCTGGCCTATTTCCAGCGTCCACTTGGTCGGCGAACAACTCACATACAATCTTAGTGTTCTCAACGCTCCATTCAGCAGTCATGCTTGACACTTCTCTACGAAAATGCATGTCACATTGGACCTCACATGTACAAGGATAATATGAAAACTGAAGTTTTTTGCAAAGCCAAAATCATGTCATAACTGAACTATACTTCAGAAATAAAGTAATATCTTAACAGAGCAGTACATATACTAGTTTTTCACTGTTAATATCTTAGCAGTACACATATTTAATCCTGACAGAGGCCCATATCTTAGCAGTACATATACCAAAGGTTGAACTCCCTAAATCAAAAGTACCATAAGATCTTGAATTATACTAGACAACAAGACCCATCACAGGGATTTGTGCTTTAATCGCCACCTGAATGAGGCGCACTGCAAATTACCCATAAAAATTCAGTTTACATACACTGCACAAAAATTCAGTCATCCATGTACTAGTTCTCCATGTACAAAAATACAGTCTTCCACTACGACACACTTCACATATCACATTCGTACTCCATGTACTGCTAATATCTTAGTACACATACACTGCTATATCTTAGTACACATACAGTGCACAAAAATTCAGTTTCCATGAACAGTACAGTACAGAGTAAACGAACACCATGTCTGCCATAGGTTCAGTCAATGGGAGCTCACCTTGTGGTTTGGGCGAGGGCTCTCGGCCTTCGGACTGCTGCTCCTGGCTCCGGCGGTTGTCTCGGGCATCAACGGCGTCCGGGCGAGGTCGCCATTTCCATGTGGTCGCTGCTCCAAGCTGGTGGCGGGACGAGCGCCGCTGAGCACGGGATCCTGCGGCAACGAGGCCGGGATCTCCGGATCTGTAGGCGGAGGAGGGGATCCGGCCGACGACCGGGGGTAGCGGGCgtggcggcgcgactggcggcggCGTTGAGGGTTCGAGTGGGATAGTGGTGGGCGTGAAGGAGGAAGGAGCAGAGGCAAAACTGTTCGAGAGAGAGGGCTGCTGGCTTGTTCTGTGCGCCAATCCAGCCCATCCCATCCCAGCCCAGCCACGGCGTCCCCTGCGACTCTAGTTCGCGCCGtgggctctgccgccgccgccgccctccgagGACCCGCCGCTCGCCGTCTGCGCCAACGCGCTTCTCCCTCCGGAACCGCGCCAACTACAAGCCCCACCTAATCGCCCCCCAACTGAAGTCGCGCCCCCTCCCCGACGCCAACCTTCATCTGTGAAGCGCCGGCGGCGGCCTCCACCGCCACCACCAGGTAAGGCTTCGTTCTTTCTCTTTCCTTTGTTCCTTCGTTGCAATTGTTCGGCGAATGGAAGCTAACAGATAGAGAGAGGGCTCCATCTCTGACTGGCAGCGACCTGTGTGCTGAGGTGAAAATTTCAGAGGGTACATCGTGGGCAGTTTAGGTTATTTCACATGAGGGTATTTGGTGTAAACAGTTGGGGCATGTAAAATCCACTCCCCCTTAAGAGTTGTTGTATCGTCTGCAGTCCCGATCTTTGGTAAATTAATTTGCTAGCTGTTTAGCACAAAGTACAAAGGGACTGAAAGGATTTACTTTTTTGCCAGGCAATCCTAGTTGTGTATTTCGCCTACTGCAAACATTCCCTGGATAGTTGTATCTTGTGTATTCAGTTCTTGCTTCTGAACTCTGTAGGTAATCTGGTTGGTGAAGTGCAGGATTTACTGCTGTACAAGTGCAAATTCTTGTTGGGGATGGCAAAGGAAGCTGAGAAAGATAAACAAattgctgaggaggaggaggaggaggaagaagaagaagagtatgtCTTGCTAGAGTTAGATGATGTTCATTATTCCTGCATACAACCAAATGCCCCTTATATACTCTCTGTAAGTTGGTTTCATCTCACAGTATGCAGCTTACTGGTACAAAAGGACATTAGGCTCTGTTGTAAATGTAATTAAGAAGATGTGGTGTCTCTAAATTGTCCTTAAGCACTTTTGTCATATTGATATATATAAAGAAAGAGTTCACTTTAGATTTGATTATATCAGAAATGTTTAAATGGCCAATAGAGTCCCAGAGCAAATTATTTTTTTGTTTGCACTAAGATGAAGCAGTAGGTTATGTGCTGATTATCTAAGAGAGTTCTTGCCATTAGTATGTTCCACTTCTTACATGAAAGGGCTATATATGTTTCTTGTGTTTGGAGCAACCTTCCTTCAGATTTGTTTTTAGGTTGCCATAGTCAATGGATACCGTTATCAGATACAAATTCCTGTTCAAGTTGTGTCTATGTCTGTTTCGTAGATTCACGGCGACAAGCTAGGTAGTTATGCGTTTAGTGATCGTCTTGTTGGCTTATTTGAGCTACCTGTACAATTTTGCTTACCGCCTTTATGTGTAGTTCGCTAAGTTATTTGTAATCTTCTTTTTCAGGGTTTGGATACATTGACTCCTACCTTGGTAGTAGGTGATGGCCTGAAGATGGTGAGTATTATTCATGTTATGTTCGCTTTTGAAGACGTTTACTTGTCAAGTTAAGGGGcattattcttttttttttgcggggagttAAAGGGCACTATTCTATAGTTGTTTGAAGTTTATCTTATTGAACTTTTGGCACGGATGTTTTATATGGCTGCCATCTATAATAAACCATACCTTTGAGACATGGAGTGAATTTGTTGGTAGGGGTGTAGATCTTTCATACTGTATGAATGTACAACTAATGTATCACTGTTAGAACTTTACTTTGGGTGCTAATGTAATTTGTTTAATGAATGAATAAAGTTTGATCGCCTCCAAAAGGGAACTTTACTTGGGGTTCATATTTTAGAACGATATATCTGGatacacccatttatctggatatGTTAAAACCTTTTCATAATAGGAGACTGTCTGGAGAATATATTGAGAAAATTTTGTGAGTTATTCTTTGTGTGTATTATGGTGAATAAATAGAT
The window above is part of the Triticum aestivum cultivar Chinese Spring chromosome 2A, IWGSC CS RefSeq v2.1, whole genome shotgun sequence genome. Proteins encoded here:
- the LOC123189818 gene encoding uncharacterized protein, with the protein product MVFQYQHDMDMRCSGVSSIVGKYCKSWVMKAEPRTSRLTGFEWLQETIGTPGETYTMLRMNAHVFFDLHDKLVAKYDLKETCFVTTYESLAMFLWTLGGCESNRRTQNRFKHGADTVHRKFHEVLHCVIKMSSHYIRPQDPNFHIVHDRIKRDKRAYPHLKDCIGAIDGTHVRASIPEGPSKVRYIGRTGATTQNVMAVCNFDMHFTYASIGQPGSMHDTSVLFHAIENDKATSPHPPKGKYYLVDAGYPNRDGYLAPYKGERYHVPNFQRGAPPTTPVEKFNRIHSSKRNTIERTFGVWKMKWQILLKMPNYSIATQKMIVAATMTLHNYVCLHDKEDLHFLRCERDPDYVPTIPDRYKKYAIPSNASDASTTAESGPNMDLFRHELATAIALTW